The DNA window GACAACGGAGTTGCGGCGCGATCCGCTGGTGATGGTGCTGCCGGAGGAGCATCCGTTGGCGGCCAGGGAAACCTTGCGGATCAGCGATCTGGAGGGGCAGCCGCTGGTGATGTATCCGAAGACGGCCGGCACCGGCATCCACCCGCAGATTTTCCGGCTGTGCCGTGCGGCCGGGTTCGAGCCGACCATCGCGATGGAGGCCGGCGAGGCGTCGACGATGGCGGGGCTGGTGGCGGCGGGGTTCGGGATCGCGGTGCTGCCGAGTTCGTTCGACATCATCCGCTTGAGCGGGGTGCTGTACCGGCCGCTGGCCGACAAGGACGCCACCACCGCCCTGCTGCTGGCGCAGCGAAAAGATGAGATATCGCCGCTGGTGGCGGCGTTCAGGGCGATCGCGCTGGAGGCGGCGAAAGCATGACTAGCCGCTGTAGCAGTCGTTCGACTGATACAGCATGTGCTTGTACCTGACCGCTTGTGCCTTGTCCCGCCCGCGCCGCGCTTCTAGACTGGGAGCCTTCTCCACGTTGCGACTCCACACCATGACCGAACTCCTGCCCCTGATGAGCTATTGCTTTGTGATGTCCGCCACGCCCGGGCCGAACAACGTCATGCTGGCCACCACCGGCGCCAACTTCGGCTATCGGGGCGCGCTGCCGGTGATCCTCGGCATCCAGGTCGGCATCTTTGTGCAGACCATGCTCATGTGCGTGGGGCTGGGCAGCGTGTTCATCGCCTACCCGATGGCGCAGCAGGTGTTGCGGATCGCGGGCGCGCTATACCTGATGTTTTTGGCGTGGAAGCTTGCCGGCGCCTCGGTGGCGGGAGCCGGCGCACCGAAGGCCGTATCGTTTGCGCAGGCGGCGCTGTTCCAGGCGCTGAACCCCAAGAGCTGGCTCAAGGCGATCACCATGGCGTCGGTCTTCATGCCTTCGCAGAGCAATATGCTGGCCGGCGCGCTGCTCGTGTCCGTGGTCGGCACCGTGGTGGGCACGCCGTGCAACGCCATGTGGGCGCTGTTTGGCGTCTCGATCCGCAGCGTGTTGAAACCGCCACGCAACCAGCGCCTATTCAATCTGGCGATGGGCGCCATCCTGCTGGTCCTCGCCGTGACGTTTTTACGCTAGACTTCCACCCATGTTCGCCATCGACCGCTCCTCGCCCATCGCCCTGTCCAGGCAGATCGAGGCCGCATTGCGCCAGCAGATCGCGCAACGCGTCCTGCCTGGCGGGACCAGGCTGCCGTCGATCCGCCAGCTCGCCATGCAGCTGGCGGTCAGCACGAACACCGTGGTGGTGGCTTACGACAGACTGGTGGCAGCGGGCGTCATCGATACGCACGGCACGGCGGGCTTCTTCGTCTGCGCACCAACCGACGCCAGCCGCGCCGTTCCCGACGAGGTGGCGCTGGAAGCGGGCCAGGAGCAGGAGCCGGTCTGGCTGA is part of the Oxalobacteraceae bacterium OTU3CAMAD1 genome and encodes:
- a CDS encoding LysE family translocator; the encoded protein is MTELLPLMSYCFVMSATPGPNNVMLATTGANFGYRGALPVILGIQVGIFVQTMLMCVGLGSVFIAYPMAQQVLRIAGALYLMFLAWKLAGASVAGAGAPKAVSFAQAALFQALNPKSWLKAITMASVFMPSQSNMLAGALLVSVVGTVVGTPCNAMWALFGVSIRSVLKPPRNQRLFNLAMGAILLVLAVTFLR